CAGGCGGCCGAGGGGAAGTCCGGCGGAGGCGTAGAACGCCTCCGCCTCGGCGTACCGCGTGAGCGCCTCCGGCACGTCGCCCTCCACCGCCGCGACGAAGCCCAGGTTCCAGTCGGCGTCCGCGACGTCGAGGTGCTGGCCGGCGGCGAGGGTCAGCGCGCGGGCTCGGAGCAGGTCGGCCCTGGCCTGGGCGGCCGAGCCGCGGTAGGCGTGGAGGAGACCGCGGTTGTTGAGCAGCCGCGCCTCCCACCGGCTGTCCCCAGCCCGCCTGAGCACGGGAAGGGCGCTCGCGTAGGCGGTCAGCGCCTGCTCGGTCTCGCCGCAGCGCTGCAGCACCAGCGCACGCTGGCCGAGCAGGCGCGCATGCTCTGCCCCGCTCAGCGCGGCGGCGGCGCGGTCCGCCTGGCGGAGCGCGGCCCTGGTCCGGCCGCGCTCGAGCAGGATGAAGGCGAGCGACATCCGCGTCTCGGCAGCGGCCGTGTCGGACTGCCCGCCGATGGCCCGTACGGCGTTCCGCAGCACCGCCTCGGCGGCGTCCAGGTCACCGAGCTCCTTGAGGGCGAGCGCGGCCGCACGGGCAGCAGTGCCGCGGGCCTCGGCCGACAGGAGTCGGCGGGGCGCCGCGAGGACCTCATCGGCCGCGCCCAGGGCTGCTCGTGGGTCGGTGCCCACCAGGTCCAGCGCCCGGCGGGCGGAGAGCTCGAGATCGGCGGAGGAATCGACGCCGGTCACCCCCCGACTGTGCCCGAGTCCGACGGGGTTCTCCACTGAGGCGTGACCCGGCCGGTCGTGACGTGACGACGGGGCCGCGCGAGCCCATCTCGGCGCCGACCCACGCCATGAGGCCGAGCGCCATGACCACGTCGCCGATGCTGACGACCGTGTGCACCGGCCGGAGCGGCAGCACGTCCCCGAGGGCCACGAGGCGCGGATGCGGTCGCGGGCGGTACTTGGGCGAGCGCTCGGCCTTTCGCTCATCGCTCGCGGTGACCCGCGCGGCCGTCGTGGCCCACCCGCTGCTCGGCATCCCCTGGTTGGCGAGGATGACGGCGCCGTTCATGACCGCGCCGAGCACCACGGCGAGCGCGGTCGCCCGGCAGCGGGACCCGTGGCGCGAGGCCGCGGCGAGGAGCAGGCCGCAGACGCCGAGCACGTACACGACGACGAGCAGGGACAGGTGCAGCCGGGTCTCGACCCAGGTCCGGGTGCTCGGGGTCCGGTACTCCACGCCCTGGGCAGCGGCCGCGACCAGTAGGAACGACGAGGCGAGGGCCGGCAGCGGCCGGATGCGGCCCATCCGGCCGCCGGCGAGCAGCCCCAGCGCCACGCCGGCGACGGCCGGGACCAGGAAGAACGCCAGGTCCGCCACGTGCTCCTCCTCACCCGGCCGCCGCTCGATCAGCCGCCCTTGTACTTCGGGGCCGCGAGCGCGTAGAGGACCGCGGCCATCGCCGCGGCGCTCATCGCCCGCGCGACCCACGTCGTGGCTCGCACGCGCACACCCCTCACCCCCCTTCGGGTCATGGCCGAACCGCACGCCGGCCGGGTCCGTATCAGCTGCAGGTCCGTATCAGGTGCGGTGCCCGCGGCTCTGTCCGCGGACAGCCCCCAGCGGAGGAGACGGTCCCCATGCCGCACCGCACCCGCGTCCAGGTGATCGCCGCCGACCCGATCAGCCGCGCCGGTGCGCTCGG
This Actinomycetes bacterium DNA region includes the following protein-coding sequences:
- a CDS encoding DUF5317 family protein yields the protein MADLAFFLVPAVAGVALGLLAGGRMGRIRPLPALASSFLLVAAAAQGVEYRTPSTRTWVETRLHLSLLVVVYVLGVCGLLLAAASRHGSRCRATALAVVLGAVMNGAVILANQGMPSSGWATTAARVTASDERKAERSPKYRPRPHPRLVALGDVLPLRPVHTVVSIGDVVMALGLMAWVGAEMGSRGPVVTSRPAGSRLSGEPRRTRAQSGGDRRRFLRRSRALRPPGAGPGGHRPTSSPGRGR